The following proteins are encoded in a genomic region of Arvicanthis niloticus isolate mArvNil1 chromosome 21, mArvNil1.pat.X, whole genome shotgun sequence:
- the Acaa1 gene encoding 3-ketoacyl-CoA thiolase, peroxisomal yields the protein MHRLQVVLGHLAGRPESSSALQAAPCSAGFPQASASDVVVVHGRRTPIGRASRGGFKDTTPDELLSAVLTAVLQDVKLKPEQLGDISVGNVLQPGAGAFMARIAQFLSGIPETVPLSTVNRQCSSGLQAVANIAGGIRNGSYDIGMACGVESMSLSERENPGNISSRLLESEKARDCLIPMGITSENMAERFGISRQKQDDFALASQQKAARAQSRGCFRAEIVPVTTTVLDDKGDKKTITVSQDEGVHPSTTMEGLAKLKPVFKNGGSTTAGNSSQVSDGAAAVLLARRSKAEELGLPILGVLRSYAVVGVPPDIMGIGPAYAIPVALQKAGLTVDDIDIFEINEAFASQALYCVEKLGIPAEKVNPLGGAIALGHPLGCTGARQVVTLLNELKRRGRRAYGVVSMCIGTGMGAAAVFEYPGN from the exons ATGCATCGGCTGCAGGTAGTGCTGGGCCACTTGGCCGGCCGGCCCGAGTCGAGCTCCGCGCTGCAAGCTGCGCCCTGCTCCGCTGGCTTCCCGCAGGCCTCGGCCTCCGACGTGGTGGTGGTGCACGGACGGCGCACCCCCATCGGCCGCGCCAGCCGCGGCGGCTTCAAG GACACCACCCCCGACGAGCTTCTGTCGGCCGTGTTGACCGCGGTTCTCCAGGACGTGAAGCTAAAGCCTGAGCAGCTGGGAGACATCTCCGTGG GCAATGTGCTTCAGCCCGGGGCGGGAGCCTTCATGGCACGCATTGCCCAGTTCCTGAG CGGCATCCCAGAGACTGTACCTTTGTCTACAGTCAACAGACAGTGTTCATCAGGGCTGCAGGCGGTGGCCAACATTGCTG GTGGCATCAGAAATGGGTCTTATGACATTGGCATGGCCTGTGG ggTGGAGTCCATGTCCCTGTCTGAGAGAGAGAACCCTGGGAATATTTCTTCCCGCCTGCTGGAGAGTGAGAAAGCCAGAGACTGCCTGATTCCTATGGG GATAACCTCGGAGAACATGGCTGAGCGGTTTGGCATTTCAAGGCAGAAACAGGATGATTTCGCACTGGCCTCCCAGCAGAA GGCAGCAAGAGCCCAGAGCAGAGGATGCTTCCGTGCTGAGATTGTGCCTGTGACAACCACTGTCCTTGATGATAAGGGTGACAAGAAAACCATCACCGTGTCTCAGGATGAGGGTGTCCACCCCAGCACCACCATGGAGGGCCTGGCCAAGCTGAAGCCTGTCTTCAAGAATGGAGGCTCTACCACGGCTG GAAACTCCAGTCAGGTGAGTGATGGAGCAGCTGCTGTCCTGCTGGCCCGGAGGTCCAAGGCTGAAGAGTTGGGCCTCCCTATCCTTGGAGTCCTGAGGTCCTATGCAGTGGTCGGGGTTCCTCCTGACATCATGGGCATCGGACCTGCCTATGCCATCCCTGTGGCCTTGCAGAAAGCAG GGCTGACTGTGGATGACATAGACATCTTTGAGATCAATGAGGCCTTTGCAAGTCAG GCCCTCTACTGTGTAGAGAAGCTAGGAATTCCTGCCGAGAAGGTGAACCCCCTGGGGGGTGCAATAGCCCTGGGCCACCCCCTGGGCTGCACGGGAGCAAGGCAGGTTGTCACTCTGCTCAATGAGCTGAAGCGTCGTGGCAGACG GGCTTATGGCGTGGTGTCCATGTGCATCGGGACAGGGATGGGAGCTGCTGCCGTCTTTGAATACCCTGGGAACTGA